The region CACTGTTATTGCCGGCCGTACAACAAGCTCGTGAGGCTGCTCGTCGTATGCAGTGCTCGAACAACCTAAAGCAGGTCGGGCTGGCTTTTCATAACTATCACGATACGGTCAACACGTTGCCGCCGGGGTCACTTCGATTGACTGGACATGGCAACTCGTCCTGGGTTCATATTTTGCCGTATATGGAAGCAGGCAATGTCTACGATCGAATTCCTGCGATGCAATGGTTCTGGCTGGGTAGCACGAGCACCAGTTCCGCGGCAACGCGTGCAGCATTTGCCGATTTCAATCCGGTATGGATCAATTGTCCGTCGAGCGCTTTGCCGGATGTGACCAATCAGCAAGGGACCGACATTGTGATCGCCGACTACATTCCGATCGCTGGCGCTGAAGGCCACTCAACATGCGATCCGAATAACACACAAATGGGGCTTGTGTGCGGTGGGGGCATGCTAGTTCCCAATACGGTACATGGTTTCCGTGACGCGACAGATGGCACGTCCAATACGTTACTTATCGGCGAGAGTTCGGGACGGACATTTAACAGCAGCGGCGCGATTGTCGACGCTCGCAATAGCCGAAACAGCGGTTTCCAGATGGGCAAGAATTATGCGACATCACCCAACGGTGCCGATACCTGGTACAGCGGGCACGACCACAGTCGTCGCTGTTACAACTTCACAACAATTGTTTCGCCGATTGGAACAAACACCTACAACGGTGCCACGATGGGGAACGATCGCTGTAATAACCCAATCAATTCAGAGCATCCTGGTGGCGCTCAGTTCTTGTTCCTCGACGGAAGCGTTCACTTTTTGCCAGAGACGACCCAACTGGCATTGCTTCGAAACCTTGCCAATCGAGACGACGGTAATGTCGTTACGATTCCGTAACTTATCCGCTTCTCCTGAAAGGTTTTGAAGACCAATGAAATTCAATGGATTATCACAAGGATGGATCGGAGCCCTGCTGGGAATCGCTTTTCTTGCGGGGGCTCTGGGGTGCAACGATCCTGCAGATCCCGCGGGTAAGTTGTCTGGTACGGTTTCCTACAAAGGAACACCGCTTGATGACGGGATGGTTTCGATCGTGAACTATGAAACAGGCGTGCGGATTGATACCGAGATTCAAGCGGATGGCACATACCTGGCCACGACGCATAAGGGAGGCTTGCCACCGGGCGAATATAAGGTCGTCGTCTTTCCTCCTGAAATTACCGACCCCAATCCCCCTCCGAACTCTGAGCCTGGGATGGTTTTGAAAGAGATGGACAACATCCCGAAGAAGTATCGTTCGCATCAGACGACACCGTTGTCGGTTTCCATCGGAGCAGGTGAGAATAGCTTCGATATCGAGATGCAGCCGTAGCTGTTACGCGGTGATTCCCCACACAGACAAAATAGAAGAAAAGCCTCGCATTGTCGGGGCTTTTCTCGTTGATAAGCTAATCGTTGTACAACAAGCCGAGTAGAGCATTGGGTGACTAAACCTCGAAAGCTTAGTCACGTTCTGGCCACAATGTTTCTTCTTCCGGAAGCGTTTGGACTGGCCAGCTGGAAGGAAAAATGCGGACGATCCGCCCAGGTCGATAACCTTCCAGCAGCAGCGACGGTTGAACTTGGATTTGCACTCCGCTGCTCCCCGGCTTAGGAGCGACATCGGTCTTGCTTAGAATCGGGCCAGATTTGCGATCGTTGACTTGATCGTAAATTTGCAACGTCGGTTCGCTAACAACGACAGCGGCCGAAGCTTTCACTTGGAGGTCGTCTAAC is a window of Bremerella sp. TYQ1 DNA encoding:
- a CDS encoding carboxypeptidase-like regulatory domain-containing protein, giving the protein MKFNGLSQGWIGALLGIAFLAGALGCNDPADPAGKLSGTVSYKGTPLDDGMVSIVNYETGVRIDTEIQADGTYLATTHKGGLPPGEYKVVVFPPEITDPNPPPNSEPGMVLKEMDNIPKKYRSHQTTPLSVSIGAGENSFDIEMQP
- a CDS encoding DUF1559 domain-containing protein, encoding MSYRFSYLKRGFTLVELLVVIAIIGVLIALLLPAVQQAREAARRMQCSNNLKQVGLAFHNYHDTVNTLPPGSLRLTGHGNSSWVHILPYMEAGNVYDRIPAMQWFWLGSTSTSSAATRAAFADFNPVWINCPSSALPDVTNQQGTDIVIADYIPIAGAEGHSTCDPNNTQMGLVCGGGMLVPNTVHGFRDATDGTSNTLLIGESSGRTFNSSGAIVDARNSRNSGFQMGKNYATSPNGADTWYSGHDHSRRCYNFTTIVSPIGTNTYNGATMGNDRCNNPINSEHPGGAQFLFLDGSVHFLPETTQLALLRNLANRDDGNVVTIP